One genomic region from Salinicola endophyticus encodes:
- a CDS encoding YfaZ family outer membrane protein — translation MIKRSHFKPLGFALATATFVFASQQAMALSVSANGGKDSFGVEASQTILPSLRAGVGYLNTDDSGHNAKAYSGSLMFTPWLPGVDLSVGGRYQYQDTHYGNGGGLGLGGSAFVDTPIPLTSVGAYGFYTPKGLAHGDIDKSYEYGAQARVNIISHTYLYGGYRYMRTDFDNDDGHTLDSGPVLGVSVGF, via the coding sequence ATGATCAAGCGCAGCCATTTCAAACCTTTGGGCTTCGCCCTCGCTACCGCCACCTTCGTTTTCGCCAGTCAGCAGGCGATGGCGCTGAGCGTATCCGCCAACGGCGGCAAGGACTCCTTCGGGGTCGAGGCCAGCCAGACCATTCTGCCCAGCCTGCGTGCCGGGGTGGGTTATCTCAATACCGATGACAGCGGCCACAACGCCAAGGCGTACTCCGGCTCGCTGATGTTCACGCCGTGGCTGCCTGGGGTCGATCTCTCGGTCGGTGGGCGCTATCAGTACCAGGACACCCACTACGGCAACGGTGGCGGCCTGGGTCTGGGCGGTTCGGCCTTCGTCGATACCCCGATTCCGCTCACCTCGGTGGGTGCCTACGGCTTCTATACGCCCAAGGGCCTGGCCCATGGCGATATCGACAAGAGCTACGAGTACGGTGCCCAGGCGCGGGTGAACATCATCTCGCACACCTACCTCTACGGCGGTTACCGCTATATGCGCACCGATTTCGACAACGACGACGGTCACACCCTGGACAGCGGGCCGGTGCTGGGCGTCAGCGTCGGCTTCTGA